The Carnobacterium mobile DSM 4848 genome includes a window with the following:
- a CDS encoding THUMP domain-containing class I SAM-dependent RNA methyltransferase produces the protein MKQFQLVATAASGIEALVGKELRGMGYECQVENGKVLFTGTEKDIAQTNLWLRTADRVKIIVGEFDAYEFDELFEKTKALPWEDYLPMDANFPVAGKSIKSTLYSVSDCQALVKKATVDRLSEVYHRRTRLPETGALYQLEVALLKDKVTLTLDTTGPSLFKRGYRIAKGGAPLKENMAAALISLTTWRKDRPFYDPVCGSGTLPIEAALIGRNIAPGLNRSFSFEEWEWFDQSILKEVRSEAKAAIDHEIELDIVGTDIDAKMIEIAKQNAIEAGVGDSVVFKQMQLADFTTEKEYGVILANPPYGERLGEEEEIQALYKQMGEVYRPLKTWSKYILTSDLTFETHYGERATKKRKLYNGALRTDLFQYWGTRPPRGPKK, from the coding sequence ATGAAACAATTTCAACTTGTTGCAACTGCAGCTAGCGGTATAGAAGCCTTGGTTGGGAAAGAATTACGTGGCATGGGTTATGAATGCCAAGTAGAAAACGGCAAAGTCTTATTTACAGGTACGGAGAAAGACATTGCTCAAACAAACTTGTGGTTAAGAACTGCTGATCGAGTAAAGATCATTGTAGGAGAATTTGACGCTTATGAGTTTGATGAACTGTTTGAAAAGACAAAAGCATTGCCTTGGGAAGATTATTTGCCAATGGATGCTAATTTTCCAGTAGCGGGCAAATCAATCAAGTCAACTCTTTACAGTGTGTCTGATTGTCAAGCATTAGTAAAAAAAGCTACCGTGGATCGTTTGAGCGAAGTTTATCATCGCCGGACGAGGTTACCTGAAACTGGAGCCTTGTATCAATTAGAAGTTGCGCTATTAAAAGACAAAGTAACTTTGACATTAGACACTACCGGGCCTAGTTTATTTAAACGCGGCTATCGAATCGCTAAGGGTGGAGCGCCATTAAAAGAAAATATGGCAGCAGCTTTGATCTCGCTGACAACTTGGCGCAAAGATCGGCCGTTTTATGATCCAGTTTGTGGTTCAGGAACACTTCCAATCGAAGCTGCATTGATTGGTCGGAATATTGCACCGGGTCTTAACCGTAGTTTTTCTTTTGAGGAATGGGAATGGTTTGATCAATCGATTTTGAAAGAAGTGCGTTCGGAAGCCAAAGCAGCAATCGATCATGAAATTGAATTAGATATCGTGGGAACTGATATAGACGCTAAAATGATTGAAATAGCCAAACAAAATGCGATCGAAGCTGGAGTAGGAGATAGTGTTGTATTTAAACAGATGCAATTAGCAGACTTTACAACAGAAAAAGAATACGGTGTTATTCTGGCTAACCCTCCTTATGGCGAACGGTTAGGTGAAGAAGAAGAAATTCAAGCGCTCTACAAGCAGATGGGTGAAGTTTATCGACCTTTAAAGACTTGGAGCAAATATATTCTAACAAGCGATTTAACTTTTGAAACACATTACGGTGAACGAGCAACGAAAAAACGCAAATTATACAATGGCGCTCTCAGAACCGATTTATTTCAATATTGGGGAACTCGCCCGCCGCGTGGGCCAAAAAAATAA
- the gpsB gene encoding cell division regulator GpsB, whose translation MANRTLTTKDILQKEFKTSMRGYNPAEVDEYLDDVIRDYESYNKELTQLKAENERLLSKVDELTKQATLSKPAYSSAQPNNTVTNFDILKRLSNLERHVFGSRLDETEENE comes from the coding sequence ATGGCAAATAGAACGTTAACAACAAAAGATATTTTGCAAAAAGAATTTAAAACAAGTATGCGTGGATACAATCCTGCAGAAGTGGACGAATACTTAGATGATGTGATTCGTGATTATGAATCATATAACAAAGAACTTACGCAGTTGAAGGCCGAAAATGAACGTTTGCTAAGTAAAGTAGATGAATTAACGAAACAAGCTACTTTATCTAAACCAGCTTATTCATCAGCACAGCCTAATAATACGGTAACGAACTTTGATATCTTAAAACGTTTATCTAATTTAGAAAGACACGTATTTGGTTCAAGATTAGATGAAACAGAAGAAAACGAGTAG
- a CDS encoding DUF1273 domain-containing protein translates to MVTNLLVSGYRSFELGIFKEDDPKIAVIKKCLKEEIRLYIEEGVKWILTTGQFGVEQWTMEVVDELKQEYPDIKQGLIFPFLEFGSNWNEQNQGKLAKLKTLADFVESVSHQPYKDPSQLKNHQSFLLEHTQAALLVYDTESEGKTKWLYKAILAKQESIDYECRLIDFDQLQNTAIEE, encoded by the coding sequence TTGGTAACAAATTTATTAGTTAGCGGCTATCGGTCATTTGAATTAGGGATTTTTAAAGAGGATGATCCTAAAATAGCGGTCATAAAAAAATGTTTAAAGGAAGAAATTCGTCTCTATATTGAAGAGGGTGTCAAATGGATATTGACAACTGGCCAATTTGGAGTGGAACAGTGGACGATGGAAGTCGTTGATGAGCTAAAACAAGAATACCCAGATATTAAGCAGGGATTGATTTTTCCTTTTCTTGAATTCGGTTCTAACTGGAATGAACAAAATCAAGGGAAACTAGCGAAATTAAAAACATTAGCCGACTTTGTTGAATCGGTCTCACATCAGCCGTATAAAGATCCTTCTCAACTAAAAAATCATCAGTCTTTTCTGTTGGAGCATACCCAAGCAGCTTTGTTGGTTTATGATACTGAAAGCGAAGGAAAGACCAAATGGTTGTATAAAGCTATTTTAGCAAAACAAGAATCAATCGATTATGAATGCCGCTTAATCGATTTTGACCAATTACAAAACACGGCAATTGAAGAATAA
- the asnS gene encoding asparagine--tRNA ligase, whose translation MKHISIIESKDHVGEEVTIGAWVANKRSSGKIAFLQLRDGSAFFQGVVVKSEVDEEVFQLAKGLAQETAIEITGVIQEDSRSKFGYEITVKEIKVIGESHDYPITPKEHGTEFLMDHRHLWLRSSKQHAIMQIRNEIIMATYNFFHKEGFIKIDPPILTANAAEDSTELFHTEYFDQEAYLSQSGQLYMEAGAMAFGKVFSFGPTFRAEKSKTRRHLIEFWMIEPEMAFMDHEQSLEVQEEYVAYIVQSVLDNCDYALSVLERDKEVLKNYTKLPFPRISYDDAISLLNENGFDDIKWGDDFGSPHETFIANQFDKPVFILNYPKAIKAFYMKPHPEREDVVLCADLIAPEGYGEIIGGSEREVDFEALTERIKDFGLTEADYAWYLDLRKYGSVPHSGFGLGLERAVTWICGTEHIRESIPFPRLLNRIYP comes from the coding sequence GTGAAACATATTTCAATTATTGAATCTAAAGACCATGTTGGCGAAGAAGTAACTATCGGAGCATGGGTAGCGAATAAAAGATCCAGTGGAAAAATTGCTTTTCTACAATTACGTGACGGCTCAGCCTTTTTTCAAGGGGTTGTCGTAAAAAGCGAAGTAGATGAAGAAGTTTTTCAATTAGCTAAAGGGTTAGCACAGGAAACAGCTATCGAAATCACCGGAGTGATCCAAGAAGACAGCCGTTCAAAATTTGGTTATGAAATAACTGTAAAAGAAATCAAAGTAATTGGAGAAAGCCACGATTACCCAATTACACCTAAAGAACATGGTACAGAATTTTTGATGGATCACCGCCATTTATGGTTGCGTTCATCTAAGCAACATGCCATTATGCAAATCCGCAATGAAATTATTATGGCAACGTATAACTTCTTCCATAAAGAAGGCTTTATAAAAATTGATCCGCCTATTTTAACAGCAAATGCTGCTGAAGATTCTACTGAATTGTTCCATACAGAGTACTTTGACCAAGAAGCTTACTTATCTCAAAGTGGACAATTGTATATGGAAGCTGGAGCAATGGCTTTCGGTAAAGTCTTTTCATTTGGACCAACGTTCCGGGCAGAAAAATCTAAAACACGCCGTCATTTGATTGAATTTTGGATGATAGAACCGGAAATGGCTTTTATGGATCATGAACAAAGTTTAGAAGTACAAGAAGAATATGTAGCTTATATCGTTCAAAGCGTTTTAGATAATTGTGATTACGCCTTATCCGTCTTAGAGCGCGATAAAGAAGTATTGAAAAATTATACGAAACTGCCTTTCCCAAGAATTTCCTACGATGATGCTATTTCATTATTGAATGAAAACGGCTTTGATGATATCAAGTGGGGTGATGATTTTGGTTCTCCGCATGAAACTTTTATTGCGAATCAATTTGACAAACCTGTTTTTATTTTGAATTATCCAAAAGCAATCAAGGCATTTTATATGAAGCCGCACCCAGAGCGTGAAGATGTTGTGTTATGTGCAGATTTAATTGCGCCTGAAGGGTATGGAGAAATTATCGGCGGAAGTGAACGTGAAGTTGACTTCGAAGCTTTAACAGAACGAATCAAAGATTTCGGGCTAACAGAAGCAGATTACGCTTGGTATTTAGATTTACGTAAATATGGTTCTGTTCCGCATTCAGGCTTTGGCTTAGGGCTAGAACGAGCAGTAACTTGGATTTGTGGTACAGAACACATTCGAGAATCTATTCCGTTTCCACGTTTGTTAAACCGTATTTATCCTTAA
- a CDS encoding DUF5590 domain-containing protein, whose protein sequence is MKKTIISLLTILMAIVIVFSIFLFNTSRQPLKQAKAEAIKIAKETAGMTTTDEFYWYNNEETYFSVSGTNQKKEKLLVIVEQKGGKVLTLKQGEFISEQAAKKIVWETKKPAELLETRVGIEEGVPVWEVAYKQKNGRLGYYVVTAKEGKWVKDIENI, encoded by the coding sequence ATGAAAAAGACGATAATTAGTCTATTGACGATCTTAATGGCCATTGTAATAGTTTTTTCTATTTTTTTATTTAATACAAGTCGCCAGCCGTTAAAACAAGCAAAAGCTGAAGCCATTAAAATTGCCAAAGAAACAGCTGGAATGACAACTACTGATGAATTTTATTGGTATAATAATGAAGAAACCTATTTCAGTGTATCAGGCACAAATCAGAAAAAAGAAAAGTTACTGGTTATTGTAGAACAAAAGGGAGGAAAAGTGCTCACTTTAAAACAAGGTGAATTCATTTCTGAACAAGCTGCTAAAAAAATTGTCTGGGAAACAAAAAAGCCTGCCGAACTTTTAGAAACACGTGTCGGGATTGAAGAAGGTGTTCCTGTATGGGAAGTTGCCTATAAGCAAAAAAACGGGCGCTTGGGGTATTATGTTGTAACAGCTAAAGAAGGAAAATGGGTAAAAGATATTGAAAATATCTAA
- the nth gene encoding endonuclease III has protein sequence MLSKKKTVEVIEAMGELFPDAKCELTHRNAFELLIAVMLSAQTTDVSVNKITPNLFDRYPTPEAFTTAPLEDIMNAIKTIGLYRNKAKYIKGCCKKLVDEFNGEVPRTRKELESLPGIGRKSANVVLSVAFNVPAIAVDTHVERVTKRLGICPPDATVRQVEEILMKKLPPEMWSIAHHRLIFFGRYQCTARNHDHTVCLQLVGLK, from the coding sequence ATGTTAAGCAAAAAAAAGACAGTTGAAGTAATTGAAGCTATGGGAGAGCTTTTTCCAGATGCTAAGTGTGAATTGACCCACCGTAATGCTTTTGAACTTTTGATTGCTGTAATGTTAAGCGCTCAGACAACGGATGTATCTGTCAACAAGATTACGCCTAACTTATTTGACCGCTATCCAACTCCAGAAGCCTTTACAACAGCACCGTTAGAAGACATTATGAATGCCATTAAGACGATTGGATTATATCGGAATAAAGCAAAATATATAAAAGGCTGCTGCAAAAAATTAGTGGATGAGTTTAATGGGGAAGTTCCTCGTACAAGAAAAGAATTAGAATCTCTTCCAGGTATTGGCAGAAAATCAGCAAATGTAGTGTTGAGTGTAGCTTTTAATGTTCCGGCAATAGCAGTTGATACTCACGTAGAACGAGTAACAAAGCGCTTAGGGATTTGTCCGCCGGATGCAACTGTGCGGCAAGTAGAAGAAATTCTAATGAAAAAATTACCGCCTGAAATGTGGAGCATAGCTCATCATCGATTGATTTTTTTTGGACGCTATCAATGTACAGCAAGAAACCATGACCATACGGTTTGCCTTCAATTAGTGGGTTTAAAATAA
- a CDS encoding EbsA family protein, protein MRLYTFLTYKLFPFFFYIGFKKKLCYDNFKDVLNERGVCKIERQLKVRLSLEPAYQIIYWSFCWLFFFLSLIGFLEAQHFSISIVLGLASLILLYFGLGSSLTLSEGKLTLRYFRGIKVTDYPVSNLTKLTFSEQRLIQMEQVDSVEPIIFYLNKKNKKHLLSALQHTSPALGIVKINTINLNKE, encoded by the coding sequence ATGCGTCTGTATACATTCTTAACATATAAACTTTTTCCTTTCTTCTTCTACATTGGTTTTAAAAAAAAATTGTGTTATGATAATTTTAAAGATGTGCTAAATGAACGGGGGGTATGCAAAATAGAAAGGCAATTAAAAGTTAGGCTTTCTTTAGAGCCCGCTTATCAAATTATTTATTGGTCGTTTTGCTGGCTATTTTTTTTCTTAAGTCTGATAGGATTTTTAGAAGCCCAACATTTTAGTATCAGTATTGTCCTCGGGTTGGCGAGTCTCATTCTTTTATATTTTGGTTTGGGGTCTTCGTTGACTTTATCTGAAGGCAAGCTTACATTAAGGTATTTTAGAGGGATCAAAGTAACGGATTACCCGGTTTCTAATTTAACTAAATTAACTTTTTCAGAACAGCGGTTGATTCAAATGGAACAAGTTGATTCGGTTGAGCCCATTATTTTTTATTTAAACAAAAAAAATAAAAAACACTTATTAAGTGCACTTCAGCATACTAGTCCAGCTTTAGGAATAGTAAAAATAAATACCATTAATCTGAATAAAGAATAA
- the recU gene encoding Holliday junction resolvase RecU, producing MVIKYPNGKSYSHDAEKIKKKQIKKKDLSFSKRGMTLEEELNESNAYYLAFGKAVIHKKPTPIQIVQVDYPKRSAAVIKEAYFRQASTTDYNGVYRGFYLDFEAKETKNKLSFPLKNFHQHQITHMQHCLKQSGLAFVILRFSASNRIFLLEAAHLIQYWENQTKEGRKSIPLKDLEKIGYELYYGLSPRIPYLDIVDQLIAQVRK from the coding sequence TTGGTTATAAAGTATCCAAATGGCAAGAGCTACTCTCATGATGCCGAAAAGATAAAGAAAAAGCAAATAAAAAAGAAAGACCTTTCTTTTAGTAAAAGGGGTATGACTTTAGAAGAGGAGTTAAATGAAAGCAATGCTTACTACTTGGCTTTTGGCAAAGCGGTCATTCACAAAAAACCGACTCCTATTCAAATAGTTCAAGTGGATTACCCTAAACGCAGCGCAGCCGTTATTAAAGAAGCTTATTTTCGGCAAGCTTCTACTACAGATTACAATGGAGTGTACCGGGGTTTTTATTTAGATTTTGAAGCTAAAGAAACAAAAAATAAACTTTCATTTCCGCTTAAAAATTTTCATCAACATCAGATTACACATATGCAGCACTGTTTGAAACAATCTGGACTTGCTTTTGTCATTTTGCGATTTTCAGCCAGTAACCGAATCTTTCTTTTAGAAGCAGCCCATTTGATCCAATACTGGGAAAATCAAACTAAAGAAGGACGAAAATCGATTCCTTTAAAAGACCTTGAAAAAATAGGTTACGAGTTGTATTATGGACTATCGCCTCGTATTCCTTATTTAGATATTGTTGACCAATTGATCGCCCAAGTAAGGAAATAA
- a CDS encoding DnaD domain-containing protein codes for MNHQLLHAWLEAGNTTVSTILLKKYREIGLTNEQLILILQLKSFIDSGILFPDTEEIAKRMDISSAEVFQCIHDLIQKKVLSIETEKNTEGKTNDQYSLTLLWDRLALLLEQTKKEEHHQEQELSEQELFRRFEAEFGRTLSPIEIQTIGMWLDEDKYPVELIELALREAVLSQVYNLKYVDRILLNWERKNIRSKDQVEKEAKRHRQNKATSVNPSTDKKIGTKVPLHNWLNDNE; via the coding sequence ATGAATCATCAACTTTTACATGCCTGGCTTGAAGCTGGAAATACGACTGTCTCAACTATCCTTTTAAAAAAATACCGGGAAATTGGGTTGACGAATGAACAGTTGATTTTGATTTTACAGCTAAAATCTTTTATAGACAGCGGTATTTTATTCCCTGACACGGAAGAAATTGCCAAACGGATGGATATTTCTTCCGCTGAAGTTTTTCAGTGTATTCATGATCTGATCCAAAAGAAAGTATTGAGCATTGAGACCGAAAAAAATACTGAGGGAAAGACAAATGATCAATATAGTCTTACACTGCTTTGGGATAGGCTGGCACTCTTATTAGAGCAAACAAAAAAAGAAGAACACCATCAGGAACAAGAATTGTCTGAACAAGAACTATTCCGTCGTTTTGAAGCAGAATTCGGCAGAACATTATCACCAATTGAAATTCAGACAATCGGTATGTGGCTTGATGAGGATAAATACCCTGTTGAATTAATTGAGCTGGCTTTAAGAGAAGCCGTTTTAAGTCAGGTTTACAATTTGAAGTACGTGGATCGGATTTTATTAAACTGGGAGCGTAAAAATATTCGTTCTAAAGACCAAGTAGAAAAAGAAGCTAAACGTCACCGGCAAAATAAAGCTACTTCCGTTAATCCATCAACAGATAAAAAAATCGGCACAAAAGTACCCTTGCATAACTGGTTAAATGATAATGAGTAA
- a CDS encoding PBP1A family penicillin-binding protein has translation MSEKKETMSRVSKKQNDKKKRSQSTKKKKTSTKSLWKKIIWGILLAILAVLIAGAGLFVYYASSAPKLSEKDITGSISSDILDDQGNVFYTLGGQKRELAKEDEVPQVLKDAIISIEDQRFYTHKGIDPIRIGGAVVANFTNGFASQGGSTITQQLVKLSVFSTNESDQTLKRKAQEAWLALKLERKYTKEQILTFYINKVYMSDNNYGMSTASEYYYDKPLSDLTLPEAATLAGLPQSPNSYNPKTHPEKAKKRRDLVLDMMVENKKITAAQAEESKAVPIEEGLIDRTEEQTNELVFDSYIKEVISEVEEKTNLDPYTAGLTIQTNLDMDAQQRLYDILNSDEYIAYPDKDIQAGVSMVDVQSGQLKAIGGGRNQEVQLGTNRASEMNRSIGSTMKPLSVYGPAIEYLNYSTYEQVKDEPYTFKSGDPLYNYDKSYLGQISIRKALVDSRNVPAAKILQEVGYADSTKFLNNLGIDPSSWNNNSGLVESNAIGGEVTPIQLSAAYAAFSNGGVYTDPYTVSKVTLQNGQEIDLTPDSNQAMKESTAYMITDILKETVNTGTNSDLVPIAGVPQAGKTGTTNYTDEEKTKHNIPSNGVPDSWFSGYSSNYSISVWVGYDKKYEDGHWLSPSSQQLPRKIYRSLMSYVSESVTNNDWTKPASVVEVAVENGSNPAKLPGPNTPSDKIVKELFVKGTQPTTVSTSFGEKLKAPSGLKAAYDEEKDEISIKWDAYSLTNKSDSASYVLTVGGQSYETSDLSYVVQNPPEGKVDITLAVKVEEKTSPKATTSVTVSPKKEEEDSSSDSSSESSEDSSSESSSESSKPDSSSDTASDSASESSSSTSSSSEESSSSSTSSDSEKEDAQESSSETAPE, from the coding sequence ATGTCAGAAAAAAAAGAAACGATGTCTCGTGTCTCGAAAAAGCAAAACGATAAAAAGAAACGTTCTCAATCAACTAAAAAGAAAAAAACTTCAACAAAGTCTCTCTGGAAAAAGATTATTTGGGGTATTTTGTTAGCTATTCTAGCAGTTTTGATTGCTGGTGCTGGTTTATTTGTGTATTATGCTTCTTCTGCTCCTAAATTATCTGAAAAAGACATTACGGGTTCCATTTCGTCAGATATTTTAGATGATCAAGGGAATGTCTTCTATACTTTAGGAGGTCAAAAGCGCGAACTTGCTAAAGAAGATGAAGTACCACAAGTTCTAAAAGATGCGATTATCTCGATCGAAGACCAACGTTTTTATACGCATAAAGGAATCGACCCTATCCGGATCGGCGGTGCGGTAGTAGCGAACTTTACGAATGGTTTTGCTTCACAAGGCGGTAGTACCATTACCCAGCAGCTGGTTAAACTCTCGGTTTTCTCCACTAATGAATCTGATCAAACGTTAAAAAGAAAAGCTCAAGAAGCCTGGTTAGCTTTAAAGTTGGAAAGAAAATATACTAAAGAACAAATTTTGACTTTCTATATCAATAAAGTTTATATGTCGGATAATAATTATGGAATGAGTACAGCGAGTGAATATTACTATGACAAACCACTTAGTGACTTAACTTTACCAGAAGCTGCTACTCTTGCCGGATTGCCACAATCGCCTAATTCATATAATCCTAAAACGCATCCTGAAAAAGCGAAAAAAAGACGCGATTTAGTTTTAGATATGATGGTAGAAAATAAGAAAATAACCGCTGCTCAAGCGGAAGAAAGTAAAGCCGTACCGATCGAAGAAGGTTTAATTGATCGAACAGAAGAACAAACGAATGAATTAGTTTTCGACTCTTATATTAAAGAAGTCATTTCAGAAGTAGAAGAAAAAACGAACTTAGATCCCTATACTGCCGGATTGACCATTCAGACTAATTTAGATATGGATGCACAACAGCGCCTGTATGATATTCTAAATTCTGATGAATACATTGCTTATCCGGATAAAGACATTCAAGCCGGTGTTTCAATGGTCGATGTGCAATCGGGACAATTAAAAGCTATTGGCGGTGGCCGTAACCAAGAAGTGCAATTGGGTACAAACCGTGCCTCAGAAATGAATCGTAGTATCGGTTCTACAATGAAGCCTCTTTCAGTTTATGGACCTGCTATTGAATATTTAAATTACTCTACCTATGAACAAGTAAAGGATGAACCTTATACCTTTAAGAGCGGCGATCCTCTTTATAACTACGATAAAAGTTATTTAGGACAGATCAGTATCCGGAAAGCTTTAGTAGATTCAAGGAATGTTCCAGCTGCTAAAATTCTTCAAGAAGTCGGTTACGCTGATTCAACGAAGTTCTTAAACAATTTAGGTATTGATCCTTCTAGTTGGAACAACAATAGCGGTTTAGTCGAATCAAATGCTATTGGCGGAGAAGTAACACCTATCCAACTTTCAGCTGCTTATGCTGCTTTTTCTAATGGCGGTGTTTACACTGATCCTTATACTGTTTCAAAAGTTACTCTTCAAAATGGACAAGAAATTGATTTAACTCCAGATTCTAATCAAGCGATGAAAGAATCAACAGCTTATATGATTACAGATATCTTAAAAGAAACGGTTAACACAGGAACGAACAGTGACTTGGTCCCTATTGCTGGAGTACCTCAAGCAGGAAAAACCGGTACGACCAACTATACGGATGAAGAAAAAACTAAGCACAATATCCCTAGTAATGGAGTGCCAGATTCATGGTTTAGCGGCTATTCGAGTAATTATTCGATCTCTGTTTGGGTGGGCTACGATAAAAAGTATGAGGATGGCCATTGGCTAAGTCCTAGTTCTCAACAATTGCCACGAAAAATTTATCGTTCGCTGATGTCTTATGTTTCAGAATCAGTTACCAATAACGATTGGACTAAACCGGCTTCTGTTGTGGAAGTTGCAGTGGAAAATGGATCAAATCCAGCTAAACTGCCAGGACCTAACACTCCTTCTGATAAGATTGTTAAAGAACTATTTGTAAAAGGAACACAACCTACAACTGTTTCTACTTCTTTTGGTGAAAAATTAAAGGCACCAAGTGGATTAAAAGCAGCTTATGATGAAGAAAAAGATGAAATCTCTATCAAATGGGATGCTTATTCGCTTACAAATAAATCCGATTCTGCTAGTTATGTCTTAACCGTTGGCGGGCAATCGTACGAAACTTCTGACTTATCTTATGTGGTACAAAATCCACCAGAAGGAAAAGTAGACATCACCCTAGCTGTTAAAGTAGAAGAGAAAACTAGTCCAAAAGCAACAACTTCAGTAACTGTTTCACCTAAAAAAGAAGAGGAAGACAGCAGTTCTGACAGTTCTTCAGAAAGTTCAGAAGACAGCTCTTCAGAAAGTTCTTCAGAGAGTTCGAAACCAGACAGCAGCTCTGATACCGCTTCTGATTCTGCTAGCGAAAGCAGCAGCTCAACTTCTTCCTCTTCTGAGGAATCGTCATCCTCATCTACATCTTCTGATAGCGAAAAAGAAGATGCACAAGAAAGCTCTTCAGAAACAGCACCTGAATAA
- a CDS encoding ribonuclease HI family protein — MLRMYTDASTKADPGPSGVGLVFISEGLHKQLAIPLKKEMSNHEAEFEAVIAGLNYLVEEQLASHDLLMFSDSKIVVTAVERNYVKNQKFRQYLLTINQLLQHFPSFSMQWIPEAQNKEADHFARQALQLRLKANPSSS; from the coding sequence ATGTTAAGAATGTATACAGACGCATCAACTAAAGCTGATCCAGGTCCAAGCGGTGTTGGGCTTGTCTTTATCAGTGAAGGACTACATAAACAATTAGCTATCCCCCTAAAAAAAGAAATGAGCAACCATGAGGCAGAATTTGAAGCAGTAATTGCAGGCTTAAATTATCTGGTAGAAGAGCAATTGGCCTCTCATGATTTATTGATGTTTTCAGACAGCAAAATCGTTGTAACTGCTGTTGAACGTAATTATGTTAAAAATCAAAAGTTTCGGCAGTATCTCCTAACGATCAACCAACTTTTGCAGCACTTTCCTTCATTCAGTATGCAATGGATCCCTGAAGCACAAAATAAAGAAGCAGATCATTTTGCACGTCAAGCGTTACAGCTGCGGTTAAAAGCAAATCCTTCATCTTCGTAA